A window from Desulfurispora thermophila DSM 16022 encodes these proteins:
- the ilvD gene encoding dihydroxy-acid dehydratase: protein MRSDAIKKGLDRAPHRSLLKALGYIDAELERPLIGVVNSFNEIVPGHMHLREITEAVKAGVRLAGGTPVEFPVIAVCDGIAMGHSGMRYSLASRELIADSIETMAQAHMFDGLVLVTACDKIVPGMLMAAARLDIPAIVVSGGPMLAGNFQGRAVAFSNIFEGVGAVRAGRMSEQDLAVMEEVTCPGCGSCAGMFTANSMNCLTEALGMALPGNGTIPAVSAARRRLAKLTGMQAVELVRQDLRPSQILTAQAFANGLALDMALGCSTNTVLHLPAIAHEAGVEIDLDLINRVSEKTPNLCKLNPMGEHFMQDLDQAGGVMAVLSELAKGGLLHLEARTVSGRTLGQQLVGRQVLRPEVIRPLSQPYSPQGGIAVLRGNLAPQGAVVKKAGVAPEMLRHSGPARVFNSEEEAIAALQAGRVQKGDVVIIRYEGPKGGPGMREMLAPTATVAGMGLDKDVALITDGRFSGATRGASIGHVSPEAAEGGPIALLQEGDIVEIDIPACRLDVRLSEEELARRRAAWQPPRPRVDKGYLARYARLVTSASSGAVLRRE, encoded by the coding sequence ATGCGCAGCGATGCAATCAAGAAAGGGCTGGACAGGGCACCGCACCGGTCCCTGCTCAAGGCACTGGGTTATATAGATGCCGAACTGGAAAGACCTTTGATTGGCGTGGTTAATTCTTTCAACGAAATTGTGCCCGGGCACATGCACTTGCGGGAAATCACGGAAGCGGTCAAAGCGGGTGTGCGCCTGGCCGGCGGTACGCCGGTGGAGTTTCCGGTTATTGCCGTGTGCGACGGTATTGCTATGGGGCACAGCGGCATGCGCTATTCGCTGGCCAGCCGGGAACTGATTGCCGACAGCATTGAGACCATGGCTCAGGCCCACATGTTTGACGGTCTGGTGCTGGTGACAGCCTGCGACAAAATTGTGCCCGGCATGCTCATGGCGGCGGCCCGCCTGGACATTCCGGCCATTGTGGTCAGCGGTGGGCCCATGCTGGCTGGCAACTTCCAGGGCCGGGCAGTGGCCTTCAGCAACATATTTGAAGGTGTGGGTGCGGTGCGGGCCGGTCGCATGAGCGAGCAGGATCTGGCGGTGATGGAAGAGGTCACCTGCCCGGGCTGCGGTTCCTGTGCCGGCATGTTCACTGCCAACTCCATGAACTGCCTGACCGAGGCCCTGGGCATGGCCCTGCCCGGCAATGGCACCATACCGGCCGTCAGTGCGGCCCGCCGTCGCCTGGCCAAACTAACGGGGATGCAGGCGGTGGAACTGGTGCGCCAGGACCTGCGGCCCTCGCAAATTCTAACCGCTCAGGCCTTTGCCAACGGCCTGGCTCTGGATATGGCCCTGGGTTGCTCCACCAACACCGTGTTGCACCTGCCGGCCATTGCCCACGAGGCCGGGGTGGAAATAGACCTGGACCTCATCAACCGGGTGAGTGAAAAAACCCCCAACCTGTGCAAGCTCAACCCCATGGGTGAGCATTTCATGCAGGATTTGGACCAAGCGGGCGGGGTGATGGCCGTGCTGTCCGAGTTGGCCAAAGGTGGGCTGCTGCACCTGGAGGCACGCACAGTGAGCGGCCGGACGCTGGGCCAGCAGTTGGTGGGCCGGCAGGTATTGCGGCCCGAGGTGATCCGGCCCCTTTCCCAACCTTACAGCCCGCAGGGAGGCATTGCCGTGCTGCGCGGTAACCTGGCACCCCAGGGTGCGGTGGTAAAAAAAGCCGGTGTGGCGCCAGAAATGCTGCGGCACAGCGGCCCGGCCCGCGTTTTCAACAGCGAGGAGGAGGCCATCGCCGCGCTGCAGGCGGGGCGGGTGCAAAAGGGAGACGTGGTGATCATCCGCTACGAAGGCCCCAAAGGCGGTCCGGGGATGCGGGAAATGCTGGCCCCCACGGCCACAGTGGCCGGCATGGGTCTGGACAAAGACGTAGCTTTGATTACCGATGGTCGCTTTTCCGGTGCCACCCGGGGCGCTTCCATCGGCCACGTCTCGCCGGAAGCGGCGGAAGGCGGGCCCATCGCTCTGCTGCAGGAAGGCGACATTGTGGAAATTGACATCCCGGCCTGCCGCCTGGATGTGCGGCTTTCCGAGGAGGAACTGGCCCGGCGCCGGGCGGCCTGGCAGCCACCGCGGCCGCGGGTGGATAAAGGTTATCTGGCCCGCTATGCCCGGCTGGTGACTTCGGCCAGCTCCGGTGCGGTGCTCAGGCGGGAATAG
- the leuC gene encoding 3-isopropylmalate dehydratase large subunit, translating into MPMTITEKILAAHAGREQVQPGELINVKVDLVLGNDITAPVAIREFRKIGVEKVFDPQRVALVPDHFVPNKDIKSAEQAKILREFAREQNLTNYFEVGRMGIEHCLLPEQGLVGPGDLVIGADSHTCTYGGLGAFSTGVGSTDLAAAMALGETWLKVPESIKFVFHGDLPQWVSGKDLILYTIGKIGVDGALYMAMEFTGPVISMLSMDSRLTMANMAVEAGAKNGIIAPDEVTRRYVEGRARRPYVFYQSDPDARYAAEYDFNVSHMEPAVACPHLPENVKPVSEVGHVPIDQAVIGSCTNGRMEDLRIAATILRGRKVNPNVRLIIFPGTQQIYLQAMREGLIEIFIEAGAAVSTPTCGPCLGGHAGILAAGERAIATTNRNFVGRMGHPESEVYLSNPAVAAASAVLGRIAAPQEVF; encoded by the coding sequence ATGCCAATGACCATCACTGAAAAAATTCTGGCCGCCCACGCCGGCCGGGAGCAGGTACAGCCAGGCGAGCTGATCAATGTCAAAGTGGACCTGGTGCTGGGCAATGACATCACCGCTCCCGTGGCCATCCGGGAGTTTCGCAAAATAGGAGTGGAAAAGGTTTTCGATCCGCAGCGGGTGGCGCTGGTGCCCGACCATTTCGTGCCCAACAAGGACATCAAATCGGCCGAGCAGGCCAAGATTTTGCGCGAATTTGCCCGTGAGCAAAACCTGACCAACTACTTTGAAGTGGGTCGCATGGGCATCGAGCACTGCCTGCTGCCCGAGCAGGGCCTGGTGGGGCCGGGCGACCTGGTCATCGGGGCCGACTCCCACACCTGCACCTACGGTGGCCTGGGCGCATTCTCCACCGGTGTGGGCAGCACCGACCTGGCGGCGGCCATGGCCCTGGGCGAGACCTGGCTCAAAGTGCCCGAGAGCATCAAGTTTGTCTTCCACGGCGACCTGCCCCAGTGGGTGAGCGGCAAAGATTTGATCTTGTATACGATCGGTAAAATTGGCGTGGACGGGGCGCTGTACATGGCCATGGAGTTTACCGGTCCCGTGATCAGCATGCTTTCCATGGACAGTCGCCTGACCATGGCCAACATGGCCGTGGAAGCAGGGGCCAAAAACGGCATCATCGCGCCGGATGAGGTGACCCGCCGTTATGTGGAGGGGCGGGCCAGGCGTCCTTACGTTTTCTACCAGAGCGATCCGGACGCCCGCTATGCGGCCGAATACGATTTCAACGTCAGCCATATGGAGCCGGCGGTAGCCTGCCCGCACCTGCCGGAAAATGTCAAGCCGGTCAGCGAGGTGGGCCATGTACCCATCGACCAGGCCGTGATTGGTTCCTGCACCAACGGGCGCATGGAGGATCTGCGCATCGCGGCCACCATCCTGCGCGGCCGCAAAGTGAACCCCAATGTGCGGCTGATCATCTTCCCCGGCACGCAGCAGATTTACCTGCAGGCCATGCGAGAAGGGCTGATTGAGATCTTCATCGAGGCCGGGGCGGCTGTGAGCACACCCACCTGCGGGCCCTGCCTGGGCGGTCACGCCGGCATTCTGGCGGCCGGTGAGCGGGCCATCGCCACCACCAACCGCAATTTTGTGGGCCGCATGGGCCACCCGGAAAGCGAAGTTTACCTGAGCAACCCGGCCGTTGCCGCCGCGTCGGCCGTGCTGGGACGCATTGCCGCGCCGCAGGAGGTGTTTTAA
- the ilvN gene encoding acetolactate synthase small subunit, producing the protein MKHILAVLVENNPGVLARVAGLFSRRGFNIDSLAVGRTDDPEISRMTIVVEGDARVLEQVTKQLHKLVDVIKISDITADQFVDRELVMIKVAAEPAQRGEIMQIADVFRARIVDLGLKTMILECTGNEGKINAFEESLRPYGIKELVRTGKVAMLRGQKFTTINNQREED; encoded by the coding sequence ATGAAACACATACTGGCCGTGCTGGTGGAAAACAACCCCGGCGTGCTGGCCCGCGTGGCCGGGCTTTTCAGCCGGCGCGGTTTCAACATCGACAGCCTGGCCGTGGGCCGCACCGACGACCCCGAAATATCCCGCATGACCATTGTGGTGGAGGGGGACGCCAGGGTTTTAGAACAGGTGACCAAGCAGTTGCACAAGCTGGTGGACGTGATTAAAATCAGCGATATCACTGCCGACCAGTTTGTGGACCGGGAACTGGTCATGATCAAGGTGGCCGCCGAGCCGGCCCAGCGGGGCGAGATCATGCAAATTGCCGATGTATTTCGCGCCCGCATTGTGGACCTGGGATTGAAAACCATGATCCTGGAGTGCACGGGTAACGAGGGGAAAATCAACGCTTTTGAAGAATCACTGCGTCCTTACGGAATTAAAGAACTGGTGCGCACGGGCAAAGTGGCCATGCTGCGCGGCCAGAAATTCACCACTATAAATAACCAGCGCGAGGAGGATTAA
- the ilvB gene encoding biosynthetic-type acetolactate synthase large subunit, with protein MRMTVAEALVRCLELEGVEIVFGYPGGAILPVYDALYKSPIKHILVRHEQGAVHAADGYARASGKVGVCLATSGPGATNLVTGIANAYMDSVPLVLITGQVPTSQVGTDAFQEVDITGITMPITKHNYLVKDPARLPQIIKNAFHIAATGRPGPVLIDLPRDVAGAEIEFEYPAGVFLRGYRPTYKGHMGQITQAAALISQAERPVIYAGGGILNARATAELQELAEKIQAPVTNTFMGLSGFPGDHPLFLGMLGLHGERAANLAVTNCDLLIALGARFDDRVTGKVSQFAPQARIIHADIDPAEIGKNVRVDVPIVGDVKHILGALLGKVARGERSAWLARIAAWKEQYPLTYQKDAAVLKPQAVVEHLHRATAGEAIVATDVGQHQMWVAQFYRFKRPGSLISSGGLGTMGFGLPAAIGAQLGQPERQVILVTGDGSLQMTMQELATMVEQKLPIKIFILNNHALGMVRQLQEFYCDGRYMAVNFAFHPDFVTLARAYGIAGYQVESEEQLVALLPEILARSGPVLVNCLVSAAENVSPMVLAGCGIDEAIDC; from the coding sequence ATGCGCATGACTGTTGCCGAGGCCCTGGTGCGCTGCCTGGAGCTGGAAGGCGTAGAAATAGTCTTCGGTTATCCGGGTGGGGCCATATTACCCGTTTACGACGCCCTGTATAAATCCCCCATCAAACACATTTTAGTCCGGCACGAACAGGGGGCTGTGCATGCCGCGGACGGCTATGCCCGGGCCAGTGGCAAGGTGGGCGTTTGTCTGGCCACATCCGGGCCGGGTGCCACCAACCTGGTCACGGGCATTGCCAATGCCTACATGGATTCGGTGCCGCTGGTGCTGATCACGGGCCAGGTGCCCACCAGCCAGGTGGGGACCGATGCCTTTCAGGAAGTGGACATCACGGGCATTACCATGCCCATTACCAAGCACAATTATCTGGTGAAAGACCCGGCCCGCCTGCCGCAGATAATAAAGAACGCCTTTCATATTGCCGCCACCGGCCGGCCGGGCCCGGTACTCATTGACCTGCCGCGCGATGTGGCCGGGGCGGAAATCGAGTTCGAGTATCCCGCCGGGGTGTTTTTGCGCGGCTACCGGCCCACCTACAAGGGGCACATGGGACAGATCACCCAGGCGGCGGCCCTGATCAGCCAGGCCGAGCGCCCGGTGATCTATGCCGGCGGCGGTATTTTGAACGCCCGGGCCACTGCTGAACTGCAGGAACTGGCCGAGAAGATCCAGGCTCCCGTGACCAACACCTTTATGGGCCTGTCGGGCTTTCCCGGCGATCACCCGCTTTTTCTGGGTATGCTGGGCCTGCACGGTGAGCGGGCGGCCAACCTGGCCGTGACCAATTGCGACCTGCTCATTGCCCTGGGAGCCCGCTTCGACGACCGGGTGACGGGTAAAGTCAGCCAGTTCGCTCCCCAGGCCCGCATTATCCACGCCGACATCGACCCGGCCGAGATTGGCAAAAACGTGCGGGTGGATGTGCCCATTGTGGGCGATGTCAAACACATTCTGGGGGCGCTGCTGGGCAAGGTGGCCAGGGGCGAGCGTTCCGCCTGGCTGGCCCGGATTGCCGCCTGGAAGGAACAATACCCGCTGACTTATCAGAAGGACGCTGCCGTGCTCAAACCCCAGGCGGTGGTGGAACACCTCCACCGGGCCACGGCCGGAGAGGCCATTGTGGCCACCGACGTGGGGCAGCACCAGATGTGGGTGGCCCAGTTTTACCGCTTCAAGCGGCCGGGCAGCCTGATTTCTTCCGGCGGCCTGGGTACCATGGGCTTCGGTTTGCCCGCGGCCATCGGTGCCCAGCTGGGCCAACCCGAGCGCCAGGTGATCCTGGTTACGGGGGACGGCAGCCTGCAGATGACCATGCAGGAACTGGCCACCATGGTGGAGCAAAAGCTGCCCATCAAGATCTTCATCCTGAACAATCACGCACTGGGTATGGTGCGCCAGCTGCAGGAGTTTTACTGCGATGGCCGCTACATGGCCGTGAATTTTGCTTTCCACCCCGATTTTGTCACCCTGGCCCGGGCTTACGGTATTGCCGGGTACCAGGTGGAGAGCGAGGAGCAGCTGGTGGCGCTGTTGCCCGAGATTCTGGCCCGGTCCGGTCCGGTGCTGGTCAATTGTTTGGTCAGCGCGGCGGAAAATGTTTCGCCCATGGTACTGGCCGGCTGCGGCATCGACGAGGCTATAGACTGTTAG
- the ilvB gene encoding biosynthetic-type acetolactate synthase large subunit, with the protein MKMTGAQILVECLKEQGVDVIFGYPGGSVLPIYDALYDADIKHILTRHEQGAAHAADGYARASGKVGVCLATSGPGATNLVTGIANAYMDSVPMVAFTGQVVSALLGRDSFQEADITGITLPITKHNYLVKDINDLARTVKEAFHIASTGRPGPVLVDIPRDVSGGETEYRDPGPVDLPGYHPVLYGEEEQLNKAAAAIMASQRPVIYAGGGVVVAGAHQELRQLAELLLAPVTTTLMGLGGFPGDHPLSLGMLGMHGSKYANYAVCECDLLLAVGARFDDRVTGKISEFAPHATIIHIDVDPAEIGKNVPVHIPIVGDVKNVLRQLLERLQAKLPGAWQEKIQAWKKEYPLDFEENGRLKPQQVIREIYRVTGGQARITTEVGQHQMWTAHYYTFTRPRTFISSGGLGTMGYGFPAAIGVQVACPDEVVFDIAGDGSIQMNIQELATAVNHELPVNVAILNNGFLGMVRQWQELFYNRRYSYTELINPDFVKLAEAYGAVGLRVSDPADLRPALEQAVKESRPVMLDFIIEREENVLPMVPPGAPLNQIID; encoded by the coding sequence ATGAAAATGACCGGTGCGCAAATACTGGTGGAATGCCTGAAAGAACAGGGTGTGGACGTAATTTTTGGCTACCCCGGCGGTTCGGTTTTGCCCATCTACGATGCTCTGTACGATGCCGATATCAAGCACATCTTGACCCGCCACGAACAGGGCGCCGCCCACGCCGCCGACGGTTATGCCCGCGCTTCGGGCAAAGTGGGCGTCTGCCTGGCCACCTCCGGGCCGGGGGCCACCAACCTGGTTACCGGTATTGCCAACGCCTACATGGACTCGGTGCCCATGGTGGCCTTCACCGGGCAGGTGGTGTCGGCCCTGCTGGGGCGGGACTCCTTTCAGGAGGCCGACATTACGGGTATCACCCTGCCCATTACCAAGCACAACTATTTAGTTAAGGATATCAACGACCTGGCCCGCACTGTCAAAGAGGCCTTTCACATTGCCAGCACGGGCCGGCCCGGTCCGGTGCTGGTGGATATTCCGCGGGATGTTTCCGGCGGGGAGACCGAGTACCGCGACCCCGGCCCGGTGGACCTGCCCGGTTATCACCCGGTGCTTTACGGGGAAGAAGAGCAGCTGAACAAAGCGGCGGCGGCCATCATGGCCAGCCAGCGACCGGTGATTTACGCCGGCGGTGGTGTGGTGGTGGCCGGGGCGCATCAGGAACTGCGCCAGCTGGCCGAATTGCTGTTGGCGCCCGTGACCACCACTCTGATGGGGCTGGGTGGCTTCCCCGGCGACCATCCCCTCTCCCTGGGCATGCTGGGCATGCACGGCAGCAAGTACGCCAATTACGCGGTTTGCGAGTGCGACCTGCTGCTGGCGGTGGGGGCCCGCTTCGACGACCGGGTGACGGGCAAGATCAGCGAATTTGCCCCCCATGCTACAATCATTCATATTGATGTGGACCCGGCCGAGATTGGTAAGAACGTGCCCGTGCACATTCCCATTGTGGGTGACGTGAAAAACGTTCTGCGCCAGCTGCTGGAGCGCCTGCAGGCCAAACTGCCCGGCGCCTGGCAGGAAAAAATCCAGGCCTGGAAAAAGGAGTACCCCCTTGACTTTGAAGAGAACGGTCGCCTCAAGCCCCAGCAGGTGATCCGGGAGATTTACCGGGTGACCGGCGGGCAGGCCCGCATCACCACCGAGGTGGGCCAGCATCAGATGTGGACGGCCCACTATTACACCTTTACCCGGCCGCGCACCTTCATTTCCTCGGGCGGTTTGGGCACCATGGGCTACGGCTTTCCCGCCGCCATCGGTGTGCAGGTGGCCTGCCCGGACGAGGTGGTCTTTGATATTGCCGGGGACGGCAGCATCCAGATGAATATTCAGGAACTGGCCACCGCTGTGAACCACGAACTGCCCGTCAATGTGGCCATACTAAATAACGGTTTTCTGGGCATGGTGCGCCAGTGGCAGGAGCTTTTCTACAACCGCCGTTATTCCTATACCGAGTTAATCAACCCGGACTTTGTCAAGCTGGCCGAGGCCTATGGTGCGGTGGGCCTGCGCGTTAGCGACCCGGCCGATTTGCGGCCGGCCCTGGAACAGGCCGTAAAGGAAAGCCGTCCGGTGATGCTGGACTTCATCATCGAGCGGGAGGAAAACGTGTTGCCCATGGTGCCGCCCGGCGCACCGCTCAACCAGATCATCGATTAA
- a CDS encoding 2-isopropylmalate synthase — MSKRVYIFDTTLRDGEQSPGVSLNTAEKLQIARQLACLGVDIIEAGFPIASPGDLQAVTAIARDVKGVTVAGLARANQQDIDVAWQALKQAEQPRIHTFIATSDIHLQYKLRMDRQQVLEAAAAAVAYARRFTSDVEFSAEDASRSDKDYLCRVLEAVIAAGATVVNIPDTVGYAVPQEYAAFIRYIMENTRGIEKVIVSVHCHDDLGLAVANTLAALGAGARQVECTINGIGERAGNASLEEIVMAMHTRRDQLGLETAINTREIYRTSRLVSTLTGMVIQPNKAIVGKNAFAHESGIHQDGVLKERTTYEIMKPETVGISHSNLVLGKHSGRHAFKERLAQLGYVLTEEELAKAFTSFKNLADRKKEITDHDLEAIVEEEIRQVPPVYTLDYLHISTGSTVVPTATVGLLKEGQRLEEAACGNGPVDAICRAIDKVTGLSCTLVNWGIRAVTSGKDAIGEVTLKITLDGEKVVVGRGISTDVLEASARAYLNAVNKLLKEGENNHANDHH, encoded by the coding sequence ATGAGCAAACGGGTCTATATTTTCGACACCACCTTGCGGGACGGCGAGCAGTCCCCCGGCGTCAGCCTGAACACGGCCGAAAAACTGCAGATTGCCCGGCAACTGGCCTGCCTGGGAGTGGACATCATCGAAGCGGGTTTCCCCATCGCTTCGCCGGGCGATCTGCAGGCGGTGACGGCCATCGCCCGTGATGTGAAAGGCGTGACTGTGGCCGGGCTGGCCCGCGCCAACCAGCAGGATATCGACGTGGCCTGGCAGGCTTTAAAACAGGCCGAGCAGCCGCGCATCCACACTTTTATCGCCACCTCGGACATTCACCTGCAGTATAAATTGCGCATGGACCGGCAGCAGGTGCTGGAGGCGGCCGCGGCAGCCGTGGCCTACGCCCGCCGCTTCACCAGTGATGTGGAGTTTTCCGCCGAGGATGCTTCCCGCTCGGATAAGGACTACCTCTGCCGCGTGCTGGAGGCCGTGATTGCCGCTGGCGCTACGGTGGTGAACATTCCCGACACGGTGGGTTATGCGGTGCCCCAGGAGTATGCCGCATTTATCCGTTATATCATGGAAAATACCCGGGGTATCGAAAAAGTTATCGTGAGCGTACACTGCCACGACGACCTGGGTCTGGCCGTGGCCAACACCCTGGCCGCGCTGGGGGCGGGGGCGCGGCAGGTGGAGTGCACCATCAACGGCATTGGTGAGCGGGCCGGCAACGCCTCGCTGGAGGAAATTGTCATGGCCATGCACACGCGGCGGGACCAGCTGGGCCTGGAGACCGCCATCAACACGCGGGAAATTTACCGCACCAGCCGCCTGGTTTCCACGCTCACCGGCATGGTCATCCAGCCCAACAAGGCCATTGTGGGCAAGAACGCCTTTGCTCACGAGTCGGGCATCCACCAGGACGGGGTGCTTAAAGAGCGCACCACTTACGAAATTATGAAGCCGGAAACCGTGGGTATCAGCCACTCCAACCTGGTGCTGGGCAAGCACTCGGGCCGGCACGCCTTCAAGGAGCGGCTGGCCCAGCTGGGCTATGTGCTTACGGAAGAGGAACTGGCCAAGGCTTTCACCAGCTTTAAAAACCTGGCCGACCGCAAAAAAGAGATCACCGACCACGACCTGGAAGCCATAGTGGAAGAGGAAATCCGCCAGGTACCGCCGGTGTACACGCTGGACTACCTGCACATTTCCACCGGTAGCACGGTGGTACCCACGGCCACCGTGGGGCTGCTGAAAGAAGGTCAGCGCCTGGAGGAGGCGGCCTGCGGCAACGGGCCGGTGGATGCCATTTGCCGGGCCATAGACAAAGTGACCGGCCTGTCCTGTACCCTGGTCAACTGGGGTATCCGCGCCGTCACTTCGGGCAAGGATGCCATTGGTGAGGTCACACTGAAAATCACCCTGGACGGAGAAAAAGTGGTCGTGGGGCGGGGCATCAGCACCGACGTGCTGGAGGCCAGCGCCAGAGCCTACCTGAACGCAGTAAACAAGCTACTCAAAGAAGGTGAAAACAATCATGCCAATGACCATCACTGA
- the ilvC gene encoding ketol-acid reductoisomerase gives MVKVFYDHDADLAYLQGKKIAIMGYGSQGHAQALNLKDSGLDVVIGLPATSRSREKAQAAGFTVLEPAEAAARADIIQILVPDEVQANLYRESIAPHMKQGKALMFSHGFNIHFGQIVPPADVDVFLVAPKSPGHMVRRLYEQGNGVPGLIAVHQDYSGKARQLALAYAKGIGCTRAGVFETSFKEETETDLFGEQAVLCGGVSELIKAGFETLVEAGYAPEMAYFECLHELKLIVDLINEGGLSFMRYSISNTAEYGDYMVGRRIINEDTRKEMKKVLQEIQDGEFAKQWILENQANRPVFNAIRKREQEHPIEKVGAQLRQMMPWLRK, from the coding sequence ATGGTCAAAGTATTCTATGATCACGACGCTGATCTTGCTTACCTGCAGGGTAAGAAAATTGCCATCATGGGTTATGGCAGCCAGGGGCATGCCCAGGCGCTCAACCTTAAAGATAGCGGTCTTGACGTGGTTATCGGTTTGCCGGCTACCAGCCGCAGCCGGGAAAAGGCACAGGCTGCCGGATTCACAGTTTTGGAGCCGGCTGAAGCAGCGGCCCGGGCCGACATCATTCAGATCCTGGTACCTGATGAAGTGCAGGCCAATCTTTACCGAGAATCCATCGCTCCGCACATGAAGCAGGGCAAGGCGCTGATGTTTTCCCACGGCTTCAACATTCACTTCGGCCAGATTGTGCCGCCCGCCGATGTGGACGTATTCCTGGTGGCACCCAAGAGCCCCGGTCACATGGTGCGGCGCCTGTATGAGCAGGGCAACGGCGTACCCGGCCTGATTGCCGTGCACCAGGACTACAGCGGCAAGGCCCGCCAGCTGGCTCTGGCCTATGCCAAGGGCATTGGCTGCACCCGGGCGGGTGTGTTTGAGACCAGCTTTAAAGAAGAGACCGAGACCGATCTCTTTGGCGAGCAGGCCGTACTCTGCGGTGGCGTGAGCGAGCTGATCAAGGCCGGCTTCGAGACCCTGGTGGAAGCCGGTTATGCGCCCGAAATGGCTTACTTTGAGTGCCTGCACGAGCTCAAGCTGATTGTGGACTTGATCAACGAGGGCGGACTGAGCTTCATGCGTTACTCCATCAGTAACACGGCCGAGTATGGCGATTACATGGTTGGGCGGCGGATTATAAACGAAGATACCCGCAAAGAAATGAAGAAAGTGCTGCAGGAGATTCAGGACGGGGAGTTTGCCAAGCAGTGGATCCTGGAGAACCAGGCCAACCGTCCGGTGTTCAACGCCATCCGCAAGCGGGAGCAGGAGCATCCCATTGAAAAGGTGGGAGCCCAGCTGCGCCAGATGATGCCCTGGCTGCGCAAATAG
- the leuD gene encoding 3-isopropylmalate dehydratase small subunit yields the protein MPTIKGKVWKFGHDIDTDAIIPARYLNTADPGELAAHCMEDADPEFPRKVRPGDIIVAGKNFGCGSSREHAPIAIKEAGVACVIARSFARIFYRNAFNIGLLIFEAPEAVEEINTGDELEIDVEQGLIKNLTTGKQYQATKVPPFMQQIVAAGGLINYVAARLQQQANTAIQEG from the coding sequence ATGCCCACAATTAAAGGTAAAGTGTGGAAATTCGGCCACGACATAGACACCGACGCCATAATTCCGGCCCGTTATCTCAACACGGCCGACCCCGGGGAACTGGCCGCCCACTGCATGGAGGACGCCGACCCGGAATTTCCGCGCAAAGTGCGGCCGGGTGACATTATTGTGGCCGGCAAGAACTTCGGCTGCGGCTCCTCCCGCGAGCACGCCCCCATTGCCATCAAGGAGGCCGGTGTGGCCTGCGTGATTGCCCGCTCCTTCGCCCGCATTTTTTACCGCAACGCCTTCAACATCGGCCTGCTGATTTTCGAAGCTCCGGAGGCGGTGGAGGAGATCAACACGGGCGATGAGCTGGAGATTGATGTGGAGCAGGGTTTGATCAAAAACCTGACCACCGGCAAGCAGTACCAGGCCACCAAAGTACCGCCCTTTATGCAGCAAATCGTAGCTGCCGGCGGCCTGATCAATTATGTGGCGGCCAGGCTGCAGCAACAAGCCAACACAGCAATACAGGAAGGTTGA